The following proteins are encoded in a genomic region of Pseudomonas sp. Os17:
- a CDS encoding carboxy terminal-processing peptidase, producing the protein MKHLFPSTALALFIGFGLLPMSTNTFAANSWDNLQPDRDEVIASLNVVELLKRHHYSKPPLDDARSVIIYDSYLKLLDPSRSYFLASDIAEFDKWKTQFDDFLKSGDLNAGFTIYKRYLDRVKARLDFALAELNKGVDKIDFNAKETLLIDRKDAPWLKTTAELDDLWRKRVKDEVLRMKIAGKDPKQIQETLTKRYKNQLARLDQTRAEDIFQAYINTFAMSYDPHTNYLSPDNAENFDINMSLSLEGIGAVLQSDNDQVKVVRLVPAGPADKTKQVAPADKIIGVAQGNKEMVDVVGWRLDEVVKLIRGPKGTLVRLEVIPASNAPNDQTSKIVPITREAVKLEDQAVKKSILNLKQDGKDYKLGVIEIPAFYLDFKAFRAGDPDYKSTTRDVKKLLTELQKDKVDGVVIDLRNNGGGSLQEATELTSLFIDKGPTVLVRNADGRVDVLEDENPGAFYKGPMALLVNRLSASASEIFAGAMQDYHRALIIGGQTFGKGTVQTIQPLNHGELKLTLAKFYRVSGQSTQHQGVLPDIGYPSIIDTKEIGESALPEAMPWDTIRPAIKPAMDPFKPFLAQLKAEHESRSAKDPEFVFIRDKLALAQKLMAEKTVSLNEAERRAQHADIEAKQLALENARRKAKGEEPLKELKKEDEDALAAAEPDKTKPEDDAYLSETGRILLDYLKLNTSVAKH; encoded by the coding sequence ATGAAGCATTTGTTCCCCAGCACCGCCCTCGCCCTTTTCATTGGTTTCGGCTTACTGCCGATGTCGACCAATACGTTCGCAGCCAATAGCTGGGACAACCTTCAGCCCGATCGCGATGAGGTAATTGCCAGCCTCAATGTTGTAGAACTGCTCAAACGCCACCATTACAGCAAACCGCCGCTGGACGATGCGCGCTCGGTGATCATCTATGACAGCTACCTGAAGCTGCTGGATCCGTCGCGCAGCTACTTTCTGGCCAGCGACATTGCGGAATTCGACAAATGGAAAACCCAGTTTGACGACTTCCTCAAGAGCGGCGACCTGAACGCCGGGTTCACCATCTACAAGCGTTATCTGGACCGGGTCAAAGCGCGTCTGGACTTCGCCCTCGCGGAACTCAACAAAGGCGTCGACAAGATCGACTTCAACGCCAAGGAAACCTTGCTGATCGACCGCAAGGACGCGCCATGGCTCAAGACCACCGCAGAACTCGACGACCTGTGGCGCAAACGCGTCAAGGACGAAGTGCTGCGGATGAAGATCGCCGGCAAGGATCCCAAGCAGATCCAGGAAACCCTGACCAAGCGCTACAAGAACCAACTGGCGCGCCTGGACCAGACCCGAGCCGAAGATATCTTCCAGGCCTACATCAACACCTTCGCCATGTCCTACGATCCGCACACCAATTATCTGTCGCCGGATAACGCGGAAAACTTCGACATCAACATGAGCCTGTCGCTGGAAGGCATCGGCGCCGTGTTGCAGAGCGACAACGACCAGGTCAAGGTCGTGCGCCTGGTGCCGGCAGGCCCGGCGGACAAGACCAAGCAAGTAGCGCCTGCGGACAAGATCATCGGCGTTGCCCAGGGCAACAAGGAAATGGTCGACGTGGTGGGCTGGCGCCTGGACGAAGTGGTCAAGCTGATCCGCGGCCCGAAAGGCACCCTGGTGCGCCTGGAAGTGATCCCGGCGAGCAACGCGCCAAATGATCAGACCAGCAAGATCGTGCCCATCACCCGTGAAGCGGTGAAGCTCGAAGACCAGGCAGTGAAGAAGTCGATCCTCAACCTCAAGCAGGACGGCAAGGACTACAAGCTCGGGGTGATCGAGATCCCGGCCTTCTACCTGGACTTCAAGGCCTTCCGCGCCGGTGATCCGGACTACAAGAGCACCACCCGCGACGTGAAGAAACTGCTGACCGAGTTGCAGAAAGACAAGGTCGACGGCGTCGTCATCGACCTGCGCAACAACGGCGGCGGCTCTCTCCAGGAAGCCACCGAACTGACCAGCCTGTTCATCGACAAGGGCCCGACCGTCCTGGTACGCAACGCCGATGGCCGTGTTGATGTGCTCGAAGACGAGAACCCCGGCGCCTTCTACAAAGGGCCGATGGCGCTGTTGGTCAACCGCCTCTCGGCTTCGGCTTCGGAAATTTTCGCCGGCGCCATGCAGGACTACCACCGCGCACTGATCATCGGTGGCCAGACCTTCGGTAAAGGCACGGTGCAGACCATTCAGCCACTGAACCACGGCGAGCTGAAGCTGACCCTGGCCAAGTTCTACCGGGTTTCCGGACAGAGCACCCAGCATCAGGGCGTGCTGCCGGACATCGGCTACCCATCGATCATCGACACCAAGGAAATCGGCGAAAGCGCCCTGCCTGAAGCCATGCCATGGGACACCATCCGCCCGGCCATCAAGCCCGCCATGGATCCGTTCAAGCCGTTCCTGGCCCAGCTCAAGGCCGAACACGAAAGCCGTTCGGCGAAAGATCCGGAGTTCGTGTTCATCCGCGACAAACTGGCCCTGGCACAGAAACTGATGGCGGAAAAGACCGTCAGCCTCAACGAAGCCGAGCGTCGCGCACAACATGCCGACATCGAAGCCAAGCAACTGGCCCTGGAAAACGCTCGTCGCAAGGCCAAGGGCGAAGAGCCGCTCAAAGAGCTGAAGAAAGAGGACGAAGACGCGCTGGCCGCTGCCGAGCCGGACAAGACCAAGCCGGAAGATGACGCCTACCTGAGTGAAACCGGGCGCATCCTGCTGGACTATCTGAAGCTCAACACCTCGGTGGCCAAGCACTGA
- a CDS encoding bifunctional diguanylate cyclase/phosphodiesterase, with the protein MTTTEQLSALSSILAQSGLHSLFQPIISLSERRILGYEALSRGPSNSPLHSPVALFAVARQAGRLSELEIACRHSACKRFSEQQLPGKLFLNVSPESLLEAAHQPGRTLQLLQDFGIPPSQVVIELTEQTPIDDFQLLQNALHHYRDMGFSIALDDLGAGYSSLRLWSELRPDYVKIDRHFIDGIHQDALKREFVGSILQIAKASRAQVIAEGIEMFEELAVLTEMGVDLVQGYLLCRPQEQPPRDARTMMPKHDNPSVALNDEGSDLSALLNEQPAVARNTPTANVLEAFRRQANLNSLAVLDEQGQPCGIVHRHSLSDALLKPFATDLFARKPISRLMNDDFLAVELSQSLQQVSRLITSRARQRIEEDFIITLNGQYLGLGRVIDVLKLITELKIQQARYANPLTLLPGNVPIQQCLTRLLQQGRESVICYVDIDSFKPFNDIYGYGRGDEVLLCLAQCLNDRVDPSRDFVGHIGGDDFLLVLGPEDWRRRLNQLLDDFHSQCRRFYRSEHLEAGCFIAPNRQGVRQEFPLLSLSIGVVHLYSEACGQLDSSQLAELASQAKHHAKNVQGYSIHVIDSLDAAASLGTHSLNEPLRDQPIDRAASV; encoded by the coding sequence ATGACCACGACCGAACAGCTGAGTGCATTGAGTTCAATCCTGGCTCAAAGCGGTTTGCACAGCCTGTTCCAACCGATCATCAGCCTTTCCGAGCGGCGCATCCTGGGTTACGAAGCCTTGAGTCGCGGCCCCTCCAACAGCCCCCTGCACTCCCCTGTCGCCCTGTTTGCGGTGGCACGCCAGGCAGGTCGCCTGAGCGAACTGGAGATCGCCTGCCGCCACAGCGCCTGCAAACGCTTCAGCGAGCAGCAACTGCCCGGCAAACTGTTTCTCAACGTCTCCCCCGAATCCCTGCTGGAAGCGGCCCACCAGCCCGGGCGCACCCTGCAACTGCTGCAGGACTTCGGCATCCCGCCGAGCCAGGTGGTGATCGAACTCACCGAACAGACGCCCATCGACGACTTTCAGCTGCTGCAGAATGCTCTGCATCACTACCGCGACATGGGATTTTCCATCGCCCTGGACGACCTCGGCGCCGGCTATTCAAGCCTGCGCCTGTGGTCCGAGTTGCGACCGGATTATGTGAAGATCGATCGACACTTTATCGATGGCATTCATCAGGACGCGCTCAAACGCGAGTTCGTCGGTTCGATCCTGCAGATCGCCAAGGCTTCCCGCGCCCAGGTCATCGCCGAAGGCATCGAGATGTTCGAGGAGCTGGCGGTGCTCACGGAAATGGGGGTCGATCTGGTCCAGGGCTACTTGCTGTGCCGGCCGCAGGAGCAGCCGCCCCGTGATGCGCGGACGATGATGCCCAAACACGACAACCCCAGCGTGGCGCTCAACGACGAAGGCAGCGATCTCAGCGCCTTGCTCAACGAGCAACCAGCGGTTGCCCGCAATACGCCCACGGCCAACGTCCTGGAAGCCTTTCGCCGGCAAGCCAACCTCAATTCCCTGGCTGTTCTTGACGAGCAGGGCCAGCCCTGCGGGATCGTTCATCGACATTCACTCTCGGACGCCCTGCTCAAACCCTTCGCCACCGACCTGTTTGCCCGCAAACCCATCAGTCGCCTGATGAACGATGATTTCCTCGCCGTCGAACTCAGCCAATCCCTGCAGCAGGTCAGTCGCCTGATCACCAGTCGCGCACGACAACGCATCGAGGAAGACTTCATCATCACCCTCAACGGCCAGTACCTGGGACTGGGGCGGGTCATAGACGTACTCAAGCTGATCACCGAGCTGAAAATCCAGCAGGCTCGCTACGCCAACCCCTTGACCCTGCTGCCGGGCAACGTCCCCATCCAGCAGTGCCTGACGCGCTTGCTACAGCAGGGACGGGAATCGGTGATCTGCTATGTGGATATCGACAGCTTCAAGCCCTTCAACGATATCTACGGTTACGGCCGTGGCGATGAAGTGCTGCTGTGCCTGGCTCAATGCCTGAATGATCGGGTCGATCCCAGCCGCGACTTCGTCGGGCATATCGGCGGCGATGACTTCTTGCTGGTGCTGGGGCCGGAAGACTGGCGCAGGCGCCTGAATCAGTTACTGGACGACTTCCACAGTCAGTGTCGGCGCTTCTATCGCAGCGAACACCTGGAAGCCGGCTGTTTTATCGCGCCCAACCGCCAGGGCGTGCGCCAGGAATTTCCCCTGCTATCGCTGTCTATCGGCGTGGTGCACCTGTATTCGGAGGCCTGTGGACAACTGGACTCCAGTCAGCTGGCAGAACTGGCCTCCCAGGCCAAGCATCACGCCAAGAACGTCCAGGGCTACAGCATCCATGTGATCGACAGCCTGGATGCCGCAGCCAGCCTGGGAACGCACTCCCTCAATGAGCCGCTGCGGGATCAGCCGATTGATCGAGCTGCATCAGTTTGA
- a CDS encoding sel1 repeat family protein, translating into MFLPLKARLGYWLARRLFHWPWFIRQPRIWRWMEGQFARMANLGNVAAQSFYGHILTFRGQGLGAREEGQRLLRLAALAGDGKAAYQLGVISLAGSPSKAPDAAEAARWWRLSAQAGHPLAELKLMQLDQSADPAAAH; encoded by the coding sequence ATGTTCCTGCCACTCAAGGCGCGTCTCGGTTATTGGCTGGCGCGCCGCTTGTTTCATTGGCCCTGGTTTATCCGTCAACCCCGTATCTGGCGTTGGATGGAAGGGCAGTTCGCGCGCATGGCCAATCTGGGTAACGTCGCTGCGCAGAGTTTCTATGGGCATATCCTGACCTTTCGCGGACAAGGGCTGGGTGCGCGTGAGGAAGGTCAGCGCCTGTTGCGCCTGGCGGCATTGGCGGGTGACGGCAAAGCGGCCTATCAGCTCGGTGTGATCAGTCTGGCCGGCTCGCCCAGCAAGGCGCCCGATGCGGCCGAGGCCGCCCGTTGGTGGCGGCTCTCGGCGCAGGCCGGTCATCCTCTTGCGGAGCTCAAACTGATGCAGCTCGATCAATCGGCTGATCCCGCAGCGGCTCATTGA
- a CDS encoding helix-turn-helix domain-containing protein, translating to MDIQIIERDGEPEYAVLPWAQYQALLTAAGLTEPLSHVGATSQAAPPAQSLPGLDQLRNLREGKGIAIEALARKVGISPSYLALIESGERHPDAAIRRSLAWELTVPGWREQS from the coding sequence ATGGATATTCAGATTATTGAACGCGATGGCGAGCCCGAATACGCGGTTCTGCCGTGGGCTCAGTATCAAGCTTTATTGACAGCCGCAGGCCTCACCGAACCACTATCGCATGTTGGCGCTACGTCTCAGGCAGCGCCACCGGCCCAGAGTCTTCCGGGCCTGGATCAATTACGCAATCTGCGCGAAGGGAAGGGCATCGCCATCGAGGCGCTGGCCCGCAAAGTAGGTATCAGTCCGTCTTACCTGGCCCTGATTGAAAGTGGCGAGCGTCACCCTGACGCTGCGATTCGCCGCAGCCTGGCCTGGGAATTGACGGTGCCGGGGTGGAGGGAGCAATCGTGA
- a CDS encoding YkvA family protein, with amino-acid sequence MKTPWNFARFLPLAGRLLSRGRLPTLLFAVASKGAIQGGRLGKVKEDLRLLQALCLAYWRGEYQAISAKSLLSVVAGLMYFLSPVDAIPDFIPVFGMLDDIAVLAWLMKTLDDELSAFRAWRGRQRPEKLAVVERLPDTPEQLRLEGPRQN; translated from the coding sequence ATGAAAACACCCTGGAACTTTGCTCGCTTCCTGCCTTTGGCGGGCCGGTTGCTGAGCCGCGGTCGTTTGCCGACGCTATTGTTCGCTGTCGCCAGCAAGGGGGCGATTCAGGGAGGGCGCTTGGGCAAGGTCAAAGAGGACCTGCGCCTGCTCCAGGCGTTATGCCTGGCTTACTGGCGAGGCGAATATCAGGCAATCAGCGCCAAGTCCTTGTTGTCGGTGGTGGCGGGGCTGATGTATTTCCTCAGTCCGGTGGATGCGATTCCCGATTTCATCCCGGTGTTCGGCATGCTCGACGACATTGCCGTGCTGGCCTGGCTGATGAAGACCCTGGATGACGAGCTCAGCGCCTTCCGCGCCTGGCGTGGCCGGCAGCGGCCGGAAAAGCTGGCGGTAGTCGAACGTCTGCCGGATACACCGGAACAGCTGCGGTTGGAGGGGCCACGGCAAAATTGA
- a CDS encoding FKBP-type peptidyl-prolyl cis-trans isomerase → MKQHRLAAAVALVSLVLAGCDSQTSVELKTPAQKASYGIGLNMGKSLAQEGMDDLDSKAVAQGIEDAVGKKEQKLKDEELVEAFAALQKRAEERMAKMSEESAAAGKKFLEENGKKAGVTTTASGLQYEVLKKADGAQPKPTDVVTVHYTGTLTNGTVFDSSVERGSPIDLPVSGVIPGWVEGLQLMHVGEKYKLYIPSDLAYGAQSPSPSIPANSVLVFELELLGIKDPAKQDAAK, encoded by the coding sequence ATGAAACAGCATCGGTTGGCGGCGGCGGTGGCCCTGGTTAGCCTGGTACTTGCGGGTTGTGATTCGCAGACCAGCGTAGAGCTGAAAACCCCGGCGCAAAAAGCTTCCTACGGTATCGGCCTGAACATGGGCAAGAGCCTGGCTCAGGAAGGCATGGATGACCTGGATTCCAAAGCCGTAGCCCAGGGCATCGAAGATGCCGTCGGCAAGAAAGAACAGAAGCTGAAAGACGAAGAACTGGTCGAAGCCTTTGCCGCGCTGCAAAAGCGTGCTGAAGAGCGTATGGCCAAGATGAGCGAAGAGTCGGCGGCTGCCGGCAAGAAATTCCTCGAAGAAAACGGCAAGAAGGCCGGCGTGACCACCACCGCTTCCGGCCTGCAGTACGAAGTGTTGAAGAAGGCCGATGGCGCTCAGCCAAAGCCGACTGACGTGGTCACCGTTCACTACACCGGTACCCTGACCAACGGCACCGTGTTCGACAGCTCGGTTGAGCGTGGCAGCCCGATCGATCTGCCGGTCAGCGGCGTGATCCCTGGTTGGGTTGAAGGCCTGCAACTGATGCACGTAGGCGAGAAGTACAAGTTGTACATCCCTAGCGATCTGGCTTATGGCGCGCAGAGCCCAAGCCCGTCGATCCCGGCCAACTCGGTGCTGGTATTCGAGTTGGAACTGCTGGGGATCAAGGATCCAGCCAAGCAGGACGCCGCCAAGTAA